The sequence below is a genomic window from Cryptococcus neoformans var. neoformans B-3501A chromosome 8, whole genome shotgun sequence.
GCCGGCTGCCGCTTCCGATAAGTCTGGGATGGTTGTTAAAGGCGAAGGCGAAGCCGGTGTGATGGTCAACAGTGAGGCGTTctggcggaagaagattgaggatgTACCTGTCGAAATGATGTTCTTCCACCAATACTTTGCTGagaagttgaagaggaaggaaaaaaggggtaaggataaggagaagagCACCAAGGGGTCTGACTTTGGGGAAAGCGAGAgtgaaggtgaagaggaagaagatgagggggTGGAGGACAGTAATGAAGATAACAGTGGAAGcgagaatgaagatgaggatgccgATCCCGATGCCgctgaggatgatgaggactcCGATCCCGAAGAAGCCGAGATTTGGAAGGTGAGCATCTTCCTCAGGCACTGCTCGTGCATTATTAACATGTTTCAAAGGCTATGAAAGCAACCATGCCCCGTGCGAACGATGACATGGGTCTTAgtgaggacgaagatgatgacatTAGTATCAGCGGCTCCAGTGACGATCACGAGGAGagcgatgaggatgaggaagaggaagacgaggcaGAAGGTGCCAGCGGCGgagacgaggaggacgaggagtCCGACCAAGAAcctgctcctgctgctaccaagagcaagaagcgTGCTGCTCGCTCCCCATCACCAGCCTCCTCagcatcctccttccctgACTTCgccgacgaagatgaagacgttATCTCTCTTTCTGACGTTGATATGCCCAATATCGTCCTTGATGGCAAAGCCTCAGATGTCGAAGATGAAGCCGAAATTGGAgacaagaggaagaaaaggggcgaagaaaggaaagagaggaggaagaagagacgagaGCTGCCTACATTTGGTAGCTACGAGGACTACAAGGCTCTCATTGAGCAAGCGGGGAGCGAAGAGGATTAGAAAAGGTTGTGTATTTTTTAgatcttggccttcttgcTGGTTTCTTCAGCTATACGTGTACAGTGATGACAGGTTATTTCCTGCTGCGTATCTGTGATTCGTGCTTACCGTACACATATCGTATGGTGCCTAATAATACGTCAGAAATAGAATTTATTAACGCTTATCCATCGATAGAAAAGGAAACGCAGActgcaagaagaaaagctgCCCGTTCTAGCAACATTTTACGCGAGAAATAATATATATGAGGCATCAATAAAGCAAGACTGCCCTCAATTTCTTCCATTCGTCGCCTCTATAGTTTCGTCGGCTGTAGCACCCCATAGTAGCCCTTTAACTGGTTTCAGGAGGCTTGCGTCAGGAGTCTCGTCGTACGTGGCACCTCTCGCTGCTTGATGGGGAGGTCTTTCTGTCGTTCGAATCGGCATGGAGCCATGCTTTTTTTGTAACGTATCTTAATATATAGAGCTCAGCGAAAATAAAGCTGTCATTCCGGGCGCTCGCAAAGTATGGCACTAATTATTATTTTGATCTGCTTCGTTGTCACTGTATTATTTTCCCTGTCGCTGTCCGGTTCTGACAAAAGGAAAGAACTATCCGTTATTAGTCCAGCAATAATTAACTTGGCGTAAGAATGTTCATTCTGAAGGTTTTCCGTAGACAAAAAAATCTGTCGAGCCTCTATAGTTTAGTTGGCTATAACACCCCACTAGTAGAAATGAGCGATCGCTCTCACTAATGGGGAGGTCTGTCGTTCGAATCGGCATGGAGGCATTTTTTTTAGCCagtctttttccttcccgtTCTTCTATCATAAGAGCCAATAAGAAAGCGCGTCTGTCATGTCCTACTTGTACATCGCATCTGTTTTTTCAAAGACTTGTCTAAGCCTCAATAAACCGCTGCTTCTTTATTGCAGTGAGTGTGACGCAAAAAACAATAGAGATTAAGCTGTTTAAACGAAAGATGTCTGATATTATTGCCATTCAACATCCGTCCCTGATCTGTCGATCGATTTTACTAACGGCAAAGACTTGAATTACAAGGGAAGAGCAGCAGGCAATAACTCGCTCTTTTATGTGCTTGGCATCTCTTTTTGACTTTTCTCCGAAGATACCTAAACCTATACCTATACCTCACATGCTAGGTCTCCCGCTGCCCCGCTTCACGCCCTCACTGGCACTAggactcttcttcaacttcttaCCCCCGTTCCAGGCAGTAACGGCCTTGTGGTCTCGTCCAATGggatcttccttcttgacctTGTAGATCCTGACGATCCAATTTTCGGATGTGAACGCTTCGTCTGCAGGAATGTGACGACATTAGCGTCTTATACACTTATCTTCAAACCCTAAACTTACCAAGAGTATCAAGAGTAACACTGTTAGGAGGGATAATTTGGCCTCGAACCCTGTCTTGAGCCGGGTGTCCACCATAAAGCTCGGGGAAGCTGAGATATGTCAGACGATGTTCATCTATCGACAATGTATTTTGACCTACCGGTAGTAAGACATTTTGTACATGAGAGAGTTCTTCATAGTAGGGGTGCTGCCCAGATTGTCAGCAAATTTCGCCAGGCAATAATACAAAAATAGACGCACGCCCTGTCATCGACAGCATACTCCCCTCTTTGAGTAAAGTAGTTGACTTCCTGCACCTCGTCAGGCCATTCACCTTGTGAGATCCTAACCATCCACAAAAACTTGTTGATATCGTCACCAGAGTAGCCCAATAAGCCCCCAAAGATCACAAGAACGTAATCGACATCATGCTTCCTCAAGATAGGATATGCGACATCTTCGTTGGAAGCCATGGCCTTACCAACTGTGGCAATGTGGGTGTTATTCCAGGTATTGTTATCAACAAGGGTGGGGCGATCAGCCATACCAGCGATCTGGTAGCCGTAATCCCACCAGGACATGATGACGCTGTCTTCGGCGGTGTTTTGGCGAATCCAGTAGTAAGCCTCTCGGAAATCATCAATGATATTTTGGCTACCATCCGGGTTTCGCGATGCAAGTACCActgaaggcgaagaatACGCTGTTGAAGTCACATATGTGCAGTGAAGgacaaagatgaagaggaagacagaGAGAATGGAAACCACAGCAAATCGAGTGTCGAGACCAAAGATGCCGGAGACAGACTTGCCGCTCAAAATACCTGTGAAAGAGAACCCGCTCTTATTGGCGTTGGCAGCggccatcttcttcgccttggACTTGGAGACAACCTGCGTCTGAGACTCGCCAGCTTCCTCGTCGCTTTCGGGGATGACGGGGTCAATATACGCCTCGAGAAGTTTGGAGAACGCAATGGCGGAGGAAACACAGACAACAGGCGTGATGACAAGCATAAGTCGAACCATGACACCGGCAAAATAGGCACTGAGAACGGCataaatgatgatgaagatctGCTCATCGCGAAGCTCCTTGAAACACCAGAAGACACCGGcagggaaaaagaagataagCATTTCGAGGTCAAAGTAGAATGAGGGCCAAGCGGTGGGCTGGTGTTCGGAGACGGAGGCAATAATGGGCACTATGTTGACAATAAATATAGATCCCGGAAGGTATGGCATTTGACTCACTGTGGACCTTCGCATAGCCAGTATCCCAAAGAGAATAAAATCTTCCAGCGAAGGGGGCGATCCATCCAGAGAAAGTCAAAGTGACGAGGGCAGCAAAACTGAGGCAGAATACGGCCACGACAAAAGCTTTGAGAAGGAGCTGGAATTGCTTGCCAGGCACGAGTCGTCGGACGACTTCGACGAATCCGATCAGCTGTACAAGACCGAAAACACCCAAGGCCGCCATGTGCTCAGAGGTTCGGATGGGGAGGAACTCCACAAAGGGGACCTGCATGGAGGCGATAGTTCCAATGACATACCAGGAAGAGTAAGCGGTATAAAGCCGGTTGTTGAACCTGCCCATGACAATGAGAACAAAGGCGTGCAATGGAATCACTGCAAAAGAGTAAACAGACAATTCAATTGAGGGCCGAGCGACATACTGTTGGTGATGAAAACGTAACCACCCCATGCAGCAACCATCCACCCGTAGAACAAGGCAGTGATCATACCCCAAAATGAGCTACCGGTTTTGACGGCCTTAATCCAAGAGTAGAAGGAGCTCatcaagaggaagatggcaATGGCTTCGTTGTCATAAGAACCGGCGACAGATCGAGAGATGTATCCGGGTACAATGCCAATGAAAGCGGCCGCCAATAGACCAGCTGATGGTGTAGACATTTCAGTGGTGAAACTACAACGCTCTCATGTTAGTGTATGCAATGATCAGATAATTTGTTACACTGACAGATAAGTCGCCCAGGCAGTCAATCCAGAAAATCCAGGTGCAAGGAGGACACAGACATTGCGAATGTCCACGGGCATATTGATTGCCCGAAGAGCATGCCAAATCAGTCCAGACGTGACCATCAAGCCAGGATAGAGCGTGGTACCGACAGTTCTGCCGAGAGGGTACCAAGCGGAGGGGTCAAACCAGTTCCAGAACTCGTAGAAACCCTTGTTAACAAGAACTTTCGAGGCTCGGCTAGGAATAAATCAGTAGGGAAGTTTGACCTCGAAGAATAGCCTTACTAGTTGAACCAGGGGTCACTGAAATGAAGACACAGACGTTAGCATTGAGAGAATCCTGCGGATAGATTTGACTCACAATTCGTGGATGACAGATTCGAATCTGATCACCGCAAACAATCGACTTCCAATCGCAGCACCGCATATTAACGCcaggatgatgaagcgCAACAAGCTTTCCGTGTTGTTGATAGTCGACGGAGAGAGGCGTGATGGGATGGGATATGCAAACTTCTTGGGAGGAACTGGAGCGCTGACCTGGGCAGGAGATGCCGGCGTCGGAGGCGTGTCAACCACCGTCGGTTTTGAGAGGGTATCGACCGAAGGTTGACGGGTAGGAGTGGCTGCAGGAGTCGGCAACTTCGCAGTCTTGGAAGATGTCTTGGCTGGCTTGGGTGCCATTGTGCTGTTTTTAAGCTATGGCGTTATGTGACAATGTCAAGCACAGAAGGATATACTGCGGAAATGATTGCAACGCAGCAGGTAGCGCGTCGGGCTTGGAGCCGGCTGGTTGCTTTTGCTACTGGATGAAGACCTACGGAGAGCTGTGGGACAGATATGCTCCCGCTGCGGTGAAGCCAGGGGATGGAGTAGGAGATATTGATGAAAGGCGGATTTCAAGTTAAAAGAATAAGCATTCTGCGTGTTCAGCCATTTCATCGGTTGCTCATCGCTCGCGAACTGAGCTGCGAGTATCATGACGTGGAACGCGACCTTATCACATCCCCTCACATCGGCGGCCCCCTTCCAATCTTCAAGACATAACACGGATACAGCCCTGACAGGCATAGATTATCGGATGAGGGATGTTATCCATGCAAGACAAGAAGGGATTATAATTCTTTATACATACATAGAAAAGCAGGAGAAACGGGTgatttgatgatgatcaaaaaaatcatccaaagtatcaaaaagaaaatgccTCCATGCCGATTCGAACGACAGACCTCCCCATTAATGAAAGCGATCGCTAATTTCTACTAGTGGGGTGTTATAGCCAACTAAACTATAGAGGCTTCGATGTTTTTTGAAAATGCACTCTAATGAGAAGATATTTTTTCTGCCCACTTTCAATCCTTTCAAAAATAACGCCTCTTCCCTCGACGGATGTGTGCTTGATAAATATGTGCTACGGTTTGACGCCACTGTGTGAAGTTTCAACTTCTCCGTCTAGATAGCCTTTTGACTCCTTTGCTTGTCGTTCTTTACTGTTTTTTCGCGAATGTCATGCGGCAGATTTGTCCTTTGAACAACAACACAATAAACAGCAGTCTGATACCGTACGGGCATTGCGGTTGAATGCTGTTAGCTGTTACATAATAATACAAAAACCAATAGATAGATAAGAGCGCTCCACCATGTATGTGCTGGTTATAGATATGTAAATCATGCAGTTCGAGAATACGAATTTTTGGTTAATTAAATTGACAAACCCCGCAtgtcccttcttctgtaCTCGCCCTAGCTGACACTCCTATCATTGTGCTGCTCGTCACGTTTGTATCTCTGGCAGCTGAGCTGCtaccgctgctgctgctagCGCTTGACATGGAACTGCCGCTGACTTTAACacttgagcttgaagtTGAGGCTATACTTGTGATAGTGCTGCTGGCAGCTACAAAACTCAGGGAGGTGCTCGAGCTCGAACGACTGCTTGACGATGTCGTGCCCGCAGTCAGATTCGTGCTTCGAAGATCACATGATGTGAGCACGGTGCTCGAACACACTGAAGATGGCATGGTGCCGGATAGCCGGTAATTCGACGTGAAAGACATGGTAGTCAGGGACGATGGAATGGAATCGGGGGCAGAAATGAAATCGTTGTTTTGAAGATACAAAGTTTTGAGGGACGCAAGTTGGCTGAACGAAGGTACCTGACCGCTGAGCGAGTTGTAAGACAAATCGCTGTGATGACCTGTTAGAATTTCGCCTTTTCGAGATATAAAGTTTACTCACAGGTAGGTCAATGAAGAGGGCAATTTGTCCGCTTCGGCGTCGGTCAACCCTTGTCCTGTGACAGCGGCAGTGACGAGTTTGGTGTTGGATGACAGGTCAGGCATAGATGTGCCAAGCTGGGAATTGCTGACCAGCATCAAAGTGACCAACCCTGTTGCAGAGTTGAAGGGTGCCGTATCGATCCTGCCGGTGATCGCAGTGTACTCAAGGTCCAATGTCTGAAAATAGGGAAGAGATAGTAAAGAGCTTGGAAAATCACCAGCTAAAAAATGATAAAACTGTTTAGAAAGTTCTTGAGATTGACAGATGAACACAACTCACTAGGTACAGATGAATTACCAAGAAGATGTAGTGCTTTCAAAGCATAAACATTTCCGAGAGTATCTGGAAGCGCTGTGGGTACGTTGGGATATTGCAGAGACAAACTTGTTATCCTTCCCCTGGAGTCACACCCaatcccatcccatccacAAGGACTCGCATCTTCACCCCACTTACTTAGCTGGCTAGTATTTTCAATCTGACTGTAGATGTCCATCATGGCACAGAACTGAAGTGCGGACCCCACACCAGTGGAATTGCCGTTAACCATCGGTTCAGAAAAATCATTAGTAGTAGACTGAAGGACCTGCACACAGTCGGAACAAGGGTAAGAAGCTGGAGATGTGGGAGCGGACGAAGTGAAGAGGTTAAGGCAGGTACTGAGTGTTTGAGATGACGTtgaagaggcagaagctgctgaagaagtgACTGTTGCGGATCCAGAACTGTTATCCGCACTGGCGGCGTCGCTAGATGATGAAGTGtccaaagatgaagatgaggactTGCGAAGGAGTGAAGTGCAAAGGCCAATCGTCAAAGCAGTAAGGAACAAGATCGCAACAATGATTGTAATCTAGGATATTCATGAATCAGCTTTAAGAACCTCATCATGCTGGAAGAAACATTATACACACCTTCCATATTCTCTTATTCCTCTTTGCgtgctcttcatcccttttCCCGGCTCTCCATCCGTTGTTACTGGAACCAACCACTACAGGAtactttccatctccatcgtAGCCTATTATTCTTTCTCTTGAACCAAGCCAGCCAGGACTTTTCCTTGAATAGATGTTGctcatctctctcgccGGGCTTGAACCACTCGAATATGCCGCCTCGCCAGGTAGGGCTAACCGTACACCTGGCCTAGCGTTCTGACGAAAGCGAGCCATCTCCTGAagttctctctctttcaatgcCCTCAGTGACTTGTTTGTAGCTCCATCGTCACCGCTGGAACCATTACGAAGGATACTCTTGCCAGGCATCCATTTTGAAGTTCGTTTAGCAGCGTTTGAGATAGTGTCTGTTGCTCTGTCCAGCAGAGTGCGTGGGCGGTCGTACTTTTCGATGAACTCGGAAGGATCGTAAGGAGAAGGCGTCGGTGTGGAATTGACTTGTGGCGAAGGAGCGATGTATGTGGGAGTGAGAAGCACATTGTGAAGAACCGATTCATAATTGTCAGGCGTGTCAACCGCCGTGCCACGACGGTTGGGCTTGGGCTTGACGTCCAAGTCAACCAGAGAAGGCATAAGCCCAGGGGGAATGACCTGTCCTGGACGAATGTCGGCCTTGCCATCTTTCCACGATGGGTACCGATGCCCTATCTCGACCTCTGCTACTTCGAAAGGGTCTTCGACCAACTGCCGCTTCTTTCTCggcttgatcttcttgggTAATGAAGGCACTTGCTTCTGAGGCGGAGGAGAGTCAAGGTTAAACGGCGTACCAGGGTCGATGACGACGTCCACGGATGAAGGTGGATACATCATATGCGTTCTCTCCAGGTTGAGAGGGGGTGGTCTCTTtgctctcctcttcttttcctccactggctccctttcttcaccGTGTCCCCACCCCAATGGGCTCCTGTCATAGCTCTTTTTTCGGCAGGGCGGGAAGGGTGTTCCCAGATCGGGATACTCGCTGTGGACGGGCGAAACCGTATCTGAAATGATTGTCTCGTGCCGTGGACCCGGATGAGTAGGTGGCATTCGAGGGGGATCGACAAAAAGAGGTGGATGCCGGGCAGGGAGAAGGGATAAAAGGGAAAAGCGAGACTTGAAAGAGAATCGCGAACTGTCTCTGGGCGCCATCTCGttatctcttcctcctgtgGTTGGCCGTAGGCAGGTAAATAATTGTTGTGATTGACTTGAATGGCCGGATGATGGTCGGTGGCGCAGTTAGTATGCTACTCACGACACGTTTGTACGGGTAAAACGAtagagaggagaggaagatgttgCTCCCATGTGCACTTCTTAAAGAAGGGATGGTTCTGCAGATGGCTGATGGGATCTGCATGGCGAGCTGTGGGCTCCTTGTTTGGTGCGAGCTGTGTCAGCAACAATAGGAGACAGTGGACGTGTCGTAAGAGCAAGTCTGGGCCCTGCATCGCTGCAGAACATTAGCGCCGCAGGGATTCTCGCGTCGTTTGAGAGACAATAGAATACgagaacaaaaagaaactGGGATCCATCGTTTCGCATGATGAAACACTTTTCCATCAAGGCACCACTCAACTTGTGTTCCTGTTTATTTCATTTACCAGTGCAGAGTCCGAGCACGCGTCGCGTCGTTTGGTAACTCGCACAGACGAACGTGAGACCTGCTATCTGTTGGACAAATGGATGCAGCTAGGAGCCGAATAATACAGTCAAACATAGAGCGACACAGAAAGCACATGATGCCATAACCATACCTCAGGTTTATTTTACGAAACTCTAATATAATTACGCCGGTCCCTTCATAGCCAACTTCAAagccttctccaactgCTCGATATCTGTCGTACTCCTGGcatcaatcttcttcatagGCTTTCCGAGAGTGTTCATGATCCGCTCAACGTCGGACTTGGATCGGTAGTCGTgggtgaagatgacagAACAACCCTTTCGGCCGAATCGACCAGTTCGACCTATGTATTCTATCAGTATACACGTCCTAGAATGCAGCAACCCGGATCACTCACCGATACGGTGGATGTAGGTCTCGATGTCCGGACCATTACCGCCAGGTCCCAGGTCGGGCACGTCATAGTTAACGACCATGTTCACAGCAGGGATATCGATACCTCGAGCAATAACGTTGGTAGTGATGAGAACCTTGGTCTCACCATTCCTGAAGCCGTCGAGGATAGCATCACGTTCTTGGGAGAGCTTGTCACCGTGGAGAGAGGCAACGGCATGACCTTCGGAAATAAGACGTTCAGCAATGTGGTCGGCGGTGACTTTTCGCTACAAGGATGTCAGCTACGTCAAACAAGGTAAAGACATGGACTAACCTTGCAGAAGACGATACTTTGTCCGATGACCAAGCAGTCGTATAGGGCAGACAAGGCTTCATACTTCTGATCCTCGCTGTCACATTCAAGGTAAAGCTGCCTGATCGCATCAACAGTAatatcttccttcctcaagaAAATCTTGTTGGCTTCGGGAGCGAATCGGTCGGCGAACTCTTGGACGTCATCGTTGAAAGTAGCAGAGAAAAGGACATTTTGGACgttgggaggaaggagtcTAGTTCGAGCATCAGCATATGGCATTGAGCAATATATCAACAAGACGTACTGCTTGATCCTGAAAGTCTGTTCACCCAAACCTTGCTGGGCGATCAACTCGTCAGCCTCGTCAAGAACCAGCACCCTAATCATCCTAGGATCCAAAATTCTTGAGCCCCTCATCAACATATCCACAAGGGTACCAGGGGTACCGATGAGGATCTGCTTGTCGATTCGGGAATTACGAGACCAAGAGCCAGGGATGGCGAGGAAAGTGCCGACTTGAGTGAATTGACCGATTTGGTCGACAACTTCTTGAATCTGACGGGCAAGTTCTCGGGAAGGAGCGATACAGATGGCCTAAAGATCAATGTCAGCTGCCGATAATAAGGCCAAGGAACTAGAAAAAAGAACCCACTTGAGGGGTGGGGATGGTAGGATCGACTCGGCTCAACATGTTGAGGGTGAAGGCAGCAGTCTTACCAGTACCAGACTGACTTTGCCCGATGAGGTTTCGAGGGCTAAAACCAATGGTTAGTAATGTTTCGTACGCAAAACCGATATACTTACGGATTGGAGAGGAGCAAAGGAAGAGCCTTCTCTTGAATCTTGGAAGGTTTTTGGAAACCAGCGGCAATGATACCCTTCATGAGATCTTCGTGACTACCAAAATAATTAGCTTGGACGCCggataaaaaaaatcaTTGGTCAATTCACAGATTAAGCTCCTTGAAAGACTGGACAGAGTAAAGAGGAGAGTTGGGGTCGCCTTGGAGATCGGCAAGTTTGACCTGGTGTATCGAATCAGCCATACAATGGTTGCAGGAATTAGGTTACTCACCTCGACCTGGAAGGTGTTAGTAATCAAACCTTCAGTGTCGTCTTGCAATTGGATGTCGGaagcctccttctttggaggttgagaagacgGAGGTACAGGAGCATCGAACCATCCGTCGTTGTTGTTCGCACCGCTACCGCCGTTGGAAGCTCCAGCGTCGGCCCACCCGTTGTCTGCGGGAGCACTAGGCGCCGGTTCACCCCAGCCGTCGTTGTTACTGCTGCTGACGGGTGCggaagcaggaggaggagcaggggCACTGGTCTCTGTCGCAGTCTCTCCCCATCCTGTTATAACGTTAGCTCAGTTGCAAAAACTATGCTACAGGCAAAGCTTACCGTCGTTCTGGTTGCTCATGTTTTGTTCCTCTGTTTTTGTACGGAGATTGTAAATAAAGATGACAGGGGTAGGGTGAATAGGCAAGatcggaggaagagcgacCACAGGGCAACCAATGAATGAAA
It includes:
- a CDS encoding hypothetical protein (HMMPfam hit to STT3, Oligosaccharyl transferase STT3 subunit, score: 693.6, E(): 1.2e-205); this encodes MAPKPAKTSSKTAKLPTPAATPTRQPSVDTLSKPTVVDTPPTPASPAQVSAPVPPKKFAYPIPSRLSPSTINNTESLLRFIILALICGAAIGSRLFAVIRFESVIHEFRASKVLVNKGFYEFWNWFDPSAWYPLGRTVGTTLYPGLMVTSGLIWHALRAINMPVDIRNVCVLLAPGFSGLTAWATYLFTTEMSTPSAGLLAAAFIGIVPGYISRSVAGSYDNEAIAIFLLMSSFYSWIKAVKTGSSFWGMITALFYGWMVAAWGGYVFITNMIPLHAFVLIVMGRFNNRLYTAYSSWYVIGTIASMQVPFVEFLPIRTSEHMAALGVFGLVQLIGFVEVVRRLVPGKQFQLLLKAFVVAVFCLSFAALVTLTFSGWIAPFAGRFYSLWDTGYAKVHMPIIASVSEHQPTAWPSFYFDLEMLIFFFPAGVFWCFKELRDEQIFIIIYAVLSAYFAGVMVRLMLVITPVVCVSSAIAFSKLLEAYIDPVIPESDEEAGESQTQVVSKSKAKKMAAANANKSGFSFTGILSGKSVSGIFGLDTRFAVVSILSVFLFIFVLHCTYVTSTAYSSPSVVLASRNPDGSQNIIDDFREAYYWIRQNTAEDSVIMSWWDYGYQIAGMADRPTLVDNNTWNNTHIATVGKAMASNEDVAYPILRKHDVDYVLVIFGGLLGYSGDDINKFLWMVRISQGEWPDEVQEVNYFTQRGEYAVDDRATPTMKNSLMYKMSYYRFPELYGGHPAQDRVRGQIIPPNSVTLDTLDEAFTSENWIVRIYKVKKEDPIGRDHKAVTAWNGGKKLKKSPSASEGVKRGSGRPSM
- a CDS encoding hypothetical protein (HMMPfam hit to LRR, Leucine Rich Repeat, score: 44.6, E(): 2.7e-10), which gives rise to MAPRDSSRFSFKSRFSLLSLLPARHPPLFVDPPRMPPTHPGPRHETIISDTVSPVHSEYPDLGTPFPPCRKKSYDRSPLGWGHGEEREPVEEKKRRAKRPPPLNLERTHMMYPPSSVDVVIDPGTPFNLDSPPPQKQVPSLPKKIKPRKKRQLVEDPFEVAEVEIGHRYPSWKDGKADIRPGQVIPPGLMPSLVDLDVKPKPNRRGTAVDTPDNYESVLHNVLLTPTYIAPSPQVNSTPTPSPYDPSEFIEKYDRPRTLLDRATDTISNAAKRTSKWMPGKSILRNGSSGDDGATNKSLRALKERELQEMARFRQNARPGVRLALPGEAAYSSGSSPAREMSNIYSRKSPGWLGSRERIIGYDGDGKYPVVVGSSNNGWRAGKRDEEHAKRNKRIWKITIIVAILFLTALTIGLCTSLLRKSSSSSLDTSSSSDAASADNSSGSATVTSSAASASSTSSQTLSTCLNLFTSSAPTSPASYPCSDCVQVLQSTTNDFSEPMVNGNSTGVGSALQFCAMMDIYSQIENTSQLSKWGEDASPCGWDGIGCDSRGRITSLSLQYPNVPTALPDTLGNVYALKALHLLGNSSVPTGDFPSSLLSLPYFQTLDLEYTAITGRIDTAPFNSATGLVTLMLVSNSQLGTSMPDLSSNTKLVTAAVTGQGLTDAEADKLPSSLTYLDLSYNSLSGQVPSFSQLASLKTLYLQNNDFISAPDSIPSSLTTMSFTSNYRLSGTMPSSVCSSTVLTSCDLRSTNLTAGTTSSSSRSSSSTSLSFVAASSTITSIASTSSSSVKVSGSSMSSASSSSGSSSAARDTNVTSSTMIGVSARASTEEGTCGVCQFN
- a CDS encoding hypothetical protein (HMMPfam hit to DEAD, DEAD/DEAH box helicase, score: 188.6, E(): 1.2e-53; HMMPfam hit to Helicase_C, Helicase conserved C-terminal domain, score: 121.1, E(): 2.5e-33), coding for MSDAQAPPASTSWADMVDEDEKQKQEQNMSNQNDGWGETATETSAPAPPPASAPVSSSNNDGWGEPAPSAPADNGWADAGASNGGSGANNNDGWFDAPVPPSSQPPKKEASDIQLQDDTEGLITNTFQVEVKLADLQGDPNSPLYSVQSFKELNLHEDLMKGIIAAGFQKPSKIQEKALPLLLSNPPRNLIGQSQSGTGKTAAFTLNMLSRVDPTIPTPQAICIAPSRELARQIQEVVDQIGQFTQVGTFLAIPGSWSRNSRIDKQILIGTPGTLVDMLMRGSRILDPRMIRVLVLDEADELIAQQGLGEQTFRIKQLLPPNVQNVLFSATFNDDVQEFADRFAPEANKIFLRKEDITVDAIRQLYLECDSEDQKYEALSALYDCLVIGQSIVFCKRKVTADHIAERLISEGHAVASLHGDKLSQERDAILDGFRNGETKVLITTNVIARGIDIPAVNMVVNYDVPDLGPGGNGPDIETYIHRIGRTGRFGRKGCSVIFTHDYRSKSDVERIMNTLGKPMKKIDARSTTDIEQLEKALKLAMKGPA